Genomic window (Vigna unguiculata cultivar IT97K-499-35 chromosome 10, ASM411807v1, whole genome shotgun sequence):
AAGATCGATCGATCATTTTGCAAATgagataaaaatacaaatgtaCTCATATTACCAAAACATATCTTTATACAATATCATTATTAGAAAACAACAGGTAACACCAATTAACGTTGACATAACATAAATAAGTAACTTGATCAAGTTTAAGAACATGATCCAAACCTAAATGGAAAAGACAAGGACATAGCCAACAACATCACCATGGACAATGATTAGCGACAAACATCAGGAATAATCAATTCCTCTGCCACCAAAACGCGCCTTAAGCTTCTTCACTTGTTCTACATCAAGGAAGGTAGTTTGTGCAATCAATTCAGAAGGTAAACTGTTACCAAACAACAAAAGGTCAAGAAGTTGTGCTCCAGGGTTTGCGCTActgaaagcaagaaaagcagtGGCTTTTCCGTTTCCAGAATTCACTTGAAAATGAAGTTGTCCTTGTGGGAAAACCATAACATCTCCTGCTTTCAGAGTCTTCGAATAAACTGCAGATGGTGTCATAAAACCAGCGGTGATTTGACCTTCCACCACTATCAAAAGTTCAGTGGCAGCAGGGTGTGTGTGCATTGGGATTGATCCACCTTTTGCTATGTCTAACCGTGCTGCGGAAACACCAAGACCATTCAGACCTGGAAAATCAGTGACGAATGCAGAGGTTAATGCAGCATTGAAGGTGTTTGTGGTATTTCCCGCTACCAAGCCAGAGAACACAAAGTCATCCACCGTCACTGTGTTAGGTGGCTTGCACTGATATCCTGAAGGGCTATCAGGTCCCTTTAGGTCTGCTACACAGAAATCATTGACAGCAGCATTGGAAGTGCATGAGAGAATAGTGAAGAGGAATAGACTATGAGTTATCTTCTTCATCTTTCAACTTTCATCaatgaatttggtgtgaaggtAATGTGAAGTTGACGAGCTATTTATAGAGCTACTCTTACACGTTGAAGGTACGTGGCTCTTAAATCCTGcagaaaagttattttttctgATTAATTCAGTTTAAATAAGATGCATGTGTATCATTACTCAATCCTTTAATCAAACTTGAGCATGAAGTTATGAGCTGCataattacattttatatatgaGAGAATGACGTGAAACATGAACAGCCACAAGCAAAGTAAGTAGTTGTCGTATTAAAATTAGTGACATTAGAATGAAACAGTAGATAGAAacttttgttaactttttatgaatttaataaaaatatataaagtgtaCACTGCACATTTTGTTCACTATTCTCTGGAagaacttttttaaataattttttatttttttggtttatgtaataaattatattaagtaCTGTAGTATTGAAAGAGGAtggtttttattattagttaatgCAAACTTCATAAGTACCcgtattttatcttttgaatgataataaattttagtatttactTTACACCGCAAGAAATTCGTTAATTAGTGATGATATATTAGGGACAATAATAAATTCattcataaattcaaatttcttaACAGATTTTGCACCAATTAAAAATTCTACATGTATAAAACctataagaaaaatttattagtaaattACAATCATTGTTACGACAAATGTTTAGATCGGCAACTTTTTCATCACATTACAAATGGCAAAAACCGTTAAAATTGTTTGTCGATAGATTACAATTCATGGTAGTGAAGGATATTTTTATCGCTATCTTATTATCACAATTATCAACGGTCTCATTTCGTCGATAAATGTATTCGTATTTTAGATGATAAAATTTTCTACCCAATCTAAGGAGGAGGTGACGCATAGGCTTGCTAGTAACAGAGTGGtggatgaagaagaaaagaaaggatgAAGACAAGTAAGACGATGAGATCATCCCAAAGGATAAAAATGACCCGGAGGTGGTGGTGGCATTACGACCCGACAACAATTAGGAAGAAAATGatgaggaaaaaaaagaagagaagaaggaagaCCAAAACTCAACCATGTATTTTTCTGACAGGAATacctacaaatatttattaacgaATATTCATAGATGAATTTGTAGTTGTCCATTATTACTGACAAATTTTCATATCCCTCAATAAAGTTTACCACAACATATAGATTGACGAATTATGCTCATGATATTcttataacattaataattaaataaaattaattatttctatttaatctttaaatatcataataaatataatttattaatattagatTTTCTGAAATATTTATTGTCAATTTATCGTGTGTTGTTAGTGTAAAAAGATTactttatcaattaattaaaaagtaattttaagtAAATACGAAAATAACTTTACTTAACAGTTggaattaaataataacaaatacatttcaattttttttttttcataattctttgtaccaaaaatatttttttaaactacctatttactcttttttaatTGCGTTTACCACCATCCTATTATCATTCCATGTAATGCATAGAGTAGGGTAGGTGGATTGATATCAGGTTCAGGTCCATGAATGAGAAAAAGCCAAGTCAACTTCGATAGTTTAAAAaacttacaatttttaaaattgtattttatttcgttaaaactaaaatttatatgaaaataatccttatatattatttaaaaaaaatagtttaatattttaaaaatttatgtatttaaaattttcaaatccttatttattattttgtcatcAACAATAAAAAGGGACGAGCTTCTTAAttagttaataatataaaaagtttttaacTATTAATGCAATTGTGTATATTAAACTCTTGTTTTATGCTAAATGATAACTCCTATGTTAAGACAACCTGATACAAAATGCAAAAGAATAACGAATATACTCCTTAAAACAAGGTTACTTAtttaaaccaatttattatCCTGTAATCGTTTTTTCTTGGAGGTCAACATTTAATTTACTTGGTTATAttgatgtatatatttgtaCGTGAGAGTTCCTTACACGCCAAagccaaatattttcttttagaaaaataatcaattaaaaattagtttagaCAGTGATCAAGTCTATACTATGCATTTGTTTCGTGTATTCCAATGCCAAACTTTCTCACCACACAAGGACGAATGAAatcttaaattagtttttacattaaaactaCATGTcactataatttaaaatttccatgggaatttgttctaaaaaattaaaattagataattcgATAGTCGCTTTTATGAAAAGTAAAGAGTGGTGATACTTTGACActacaaaaagaataaaacatacTCATTTgacattctaaaataaaaatattttaattatatttattttatttttaaatttaagttttataatatatattattatattattaaacagAGTATCAAATGGGTGTATTTTTAACATAGTAGTTTTGTTTATCAAAAGTAAAATAGCCATTTAGAAAATTGAGGAGGTGCACGAAGAAATTGTGAGGCTTCAAGAAGCAAAAGTTCTCTTTCAGTTAGTTCTGGTTGACCCAATGGATTATCATGTGGCTACCAAAATTTTGATCAATATCCAGCTTCCCGAAAAAAGCACGGTTTATAAGATAAGATCTTGGTGTacgcaaaaagaaaaaaaaaatagtaaaagagtGTTTTAGGCAGATTCTTTATTCGGAAattaatcatcaacaatatatggtaaaaaaaaaatcttagggaCCAAGAAACCATTTTTAAATGACTGattttaaaaaccaaatttAGAATTGCTTTGAtatactgatttttttttttttctctcatttggTGCTTAATAGTTGTCATCACTAAATCAGACAAAGTATAATTTGCATATATTTTAAAGAGCATATTTTAGCATTGATAAAAAGGATGCATAGTACATTAAAGTTAAAGCAAAACATTTGATAGTGGTTAatacatatgaaaaaaaaattatatctaaattAGGGATCATTTTATATATGGGATATACTAAATTAAAGAAACGGGTAATTACAcaatttagtaatatttaagGTTGAGGTATTATGTGTGCTAGATCCGAAGTCCCAATGACGTGGGTTACGTGGCTTAAAAACAACGTAAGGAAcagtattattataaaaaatagcaggaaaaaatTGACTAAATCTATCAGGATCTGAATCACATTTGATTTCAACAATAATTatcaatatcaattaaaatagaGTTAAGACTATTTATACCGATGTAATAACTTAAATCTCACTCTTTATTGATGAAACAATTAAATGTTTCTTATTCTTTAATGATAAGACATAGACCATCTTTGTTAAAAATctcttcatttttgtttatttgcattatcttaaatatttaatatatcttCAAATTGCTAActatttttcttatcaaataAAAGTTGAACATTCttggaaaattaaaaagaaaaattcgtatttattttcttcattaaatatcaaaatatttattgataatataatGCATAAATTGATTATATCGTGCAATATTGatgttcttaaaaaatatataggtTTATTTTAACCTTAAGGTTTATTATCTGTTAAAAGGTTGCacatttcttcaattttctcttttaaatttgaCACCATGTTTTCAATCAAGTATgcatatttaaaacatatttttaaatatttaaagttttcgGAAATTGATTACACATATTTACGTatgatttctaaattttaaaatatttaaaatatatttatgcgagtcttaatttaaatttaaaaatctatgtAATAATACGTTTAGATATACGTACCACtcttatttaatttgtaatatactacataatattcattttttcacctccttaatttttagaatttttttagaGTGTGTTGATATGCAAATGCACTATTGTTTAAATTATGAATTGTCATTTTGTCATGTACAAAAAATTGATAAACTCTATAGTTTACCTATCttaaaaagggttaaatatgttttttgtcccttaactttcagtaaattttaaaattagtctatttcaaaattttggaccaatttagtctttcatctttcgaaaacgtagatttagtcattttaatcaaattttgttaagtttatttgacatttcaaacacgtttcataatagtatttgacttaacattaaagtaaaaatgtgtcaaacaatataaataactcaaatacaatcctgaaatgcgtacgaaacattaaatgaacctaacaaaatttgattaaaagtacTAAATCCACCTATTTCAAgggataaaggactaaattggtccaaaatttcaaaatagactaattctaaaattcactgaaagttaaggcaccatatacatatttaattttttaaagataatacATACAATATTGGATTAGTTGATCATTCAAAATTCTTGACATTGGTGTGTATTAAAACTAAATTCTTAATTCTTTCTTTGGTAcaaccaaaaaaacaaaaaatctttaTTGACATGATGGACAAGTAAAGTAAAATTACTtagtttttaaaacaaaaagatgTGCAAGCCCTTAAATTTAGACTTCTTCCTTTTATTTGGCTTAGTTGCAAATCACCTACCACAAGTGATACTACGACATCATTCTTGAATAACACAGGTAAAACAGTATCAAATGaaagatataataattaagtaaaCTAATCAAGTTTAAGCATATCTTAACCCACTACTCTTCTTAATTACTCCACTTTCCAACGTGCTTATGAAATCTTCAACTTCAAAATGGAAAATACATGCACAACATTATTATCAGAAACAAACAAACATAGGAACGATGAATGCATGAGCAATGTTTCTATCCTCTGCCACCAAAACGAGGCTTAAGCTTCTTCACTTGTGCATAATCAAGCAGAGTAATTTGTGAAATGAACTCCGAAGGCAAGTTGTTGCCGAACAGAAGAAGATCAAGTAGTTGTGCTCCTGGGCTTGGATTActgaaagcaagaaaagcagtGGCTTTTCCCTTACCAGAATTTACTTGGAAATGCAAGAGTCCTTGTGGGAAAACCATAACATCTCCTGGTTTCAGTGTCTTCTGATAAACTGCACCAGGTGTTATGAACCCAGCAGTGATTTCACCCTTCACCATTATCAGAATTTCACTTGAAGCAGTGTGTGAGTGCGCCGGAACCAATCCACCCTTGGCTAGGTCTAACCGTGCTGCAGATAAACCAAGACCGTTCACACCGGGGAGTTCAGTCACAAATGCAGGGGTTACTGCAGCATTGAAAATTCCTGAGGTGTTTCCTGCAACTAAACCAGAGAACACAAAATCATCCACTGTCACTGTGTTCGGTGGCTTGCACTCATAGCCTGAAGGGCCATCGGGACCCTTTAGGTTTGCTACGCAGAAATCGTTCACGAAAGCATGGGAAGTTGATGAGAGAAGAgcgaaaagaaaaagagtgtgAATCATCTTTAGAATTTCGATGAATGAAAATGGAGTTGGTGTGAAGGTGGTGTGGGATTCGGAAGCCATTTATAGGGCAAGTTTTACAAGTTGGAGACTAAACTAAGAGATGACCATGCAGTAACGTAGAATTTACTTCCACATGGCAATAACTCTCAagtcaaattcattatatgaaaaatgttgAACATTGACTgagagaatataaaaaatatcattaggAATTGTAAATCTTGATCAAAAAACACGATAGAAGTATAAGGAATGTAAAATACATTGCTGCAGAATCTTTCGTGAATTTTGCTGCAGGATCCGAGTGCTTAATCTTGGAAGTCTCATCTAACGATCTATCAAACCAATTTTGTATGTTTGAGTTAgattttatgaataaattaaa
Coding sequences:
- the LOC114166476 gene encoding auxin-binding protein ABP19a-like; the protein is MIHTLFLFALLSSTSHAFVNDFCVANLKGPDGPSGYECKPPNTVTVDDFVFSGLVAGNTSGIFNAAVTPAFVTELPGVNGLGLSAARLDLAKGGLVPAHSHTASSEILIMVKGEITAGFITPGAVYQKTLKPGDVMVFPQGLLHFQVNSGKGKATAFLAFSNPSPGAQLLDLLLFGNNLPSEFISQITLLDYAQVKKLKPRFGGRG
- the LOC114167318 gene encoding auxin-binding protein ABP19a-like — translated: MKKITHSLFLFTILSCTSNAAVNDFCVADLKGPDSPSGYQCKPPNTVTVDDFVFSGLVAGNTTNTFNAALTSAFVTDFPGLNGLGVSAARLDIAKGGSIPMHTHPAATELLIVVEGQITAGFMTPSAVYSKTLKAGDVMVFPQGQLHFQVNSGNGKATAFLAFSSANPGAQLLDLLLFGNSLPSELIAQTTFLDVEQVKKLKARFGGRGIDYS